A section of the Epinephelus moara isolate mb chromosome 3, YSFRI_EMoa_1.0, whole genome shotgun sequence genome encodes:
- the LOC126388282 gene encoding serine rich and transmembrane domain containing 1: MSGMDVLLVDHNETGISPIDNGTFLRFSPTSASTSAAASSPGRPGNVYVYVWLFLGLLVFLLTLLIISLHRLKNIISSSSSVPDCSSEGGSSFTNMEICSISSQRSTISSLST, translated from the coding sequence ATGTCAGGGATGGACGTCCTGCTGGTGGACCATAATGAGACTGGAATCTCTCCAATAGACAATGGGACCTTCCTCCGCTTCTCCCCGACCTCTGCTTCCACCTCGGCAGCCGCCTCCTCACCGGGACGTCCGGGCAACGTTTACGTCTACGTGTGGCTCTTCCTCGGCCTGCTGGTGTTCCTGCTGACGCTGCTCATCATCTCCCTCCACAGGCTGAAGAacatcatctcctcctcctcgtctgtCCCCGACTGCAGCAGCGAGGGAGGGAGCTCCTTCACAAACATGGAGATCTGTAGCATCTCGTCTCAGAGGTCCACCATCTCCTCGCTGTCCACCTGA